Proteins encoded within one genomic window of Gallus gallus isolate bGalGal1 chromosome 1, bGalGal1.mat.broiler.GRCg7b, whole genome shotgun sequence:
- the LOC107052458 gene encoding LOW QUALITY PROTEIN: olfactory receptor 52B2-like isoform X1 (The sequence of the model RefSeq protein was modified relative to this genomic sequence to represent the inferred CDS: inserted 2 bases in 1 codon) — protein sequence MVLDRSITTCSTLQYTAVFTYVVIAKTGQAPLTQSFCMVFPTTFLLLRLPCCGHNVMPHIHCEHIGIARLACADISTNIWYGFATSLPGXGHGVITASYSPILGAIFRLSSMATQVQAVGTRSSHVCVTLTFYTPALFAFFTLCFGHNIPYHIHIPLANLYVLLPSMLNSIICTVRNKLVRERLSQMLLRTGQWQ from the exons ATGGTGTTGGACCGCTCCATCACcacctgcagcaccctgcaATACACTGCTGTGTTCACGTACGTGGTGATAGCCAAGACAGGGCAGGCTCCCCTAACCCAGAGCTTCTGCATGGTGTTCCCAACCACATTCCTCCTCCTGAGGCTGCCGTGCTGTGGGCACAATGTGATGCCACACATCCACTGTGAGCACATAGGCATTGCCCGCTTGGCCTGCGCCGACATCTCCACCAACATCTGGTATGGCTTTGCCACCTCCCTCCCAGG TGGGCATGGTGTCATCACAGCATCCTACAGCCCCATCCTCGGGGCCATCTTCAGGCTCTCCTCCATGGCCACCCAGGTCCAGGCAGTTGGCACCCGCAGCTCTCATGTGTGTGTTACATTAACATTCTACACGCCAgcactgtttgcatttttcactCTTTGCTTTGGCCACAACATCCCCTACCACATCCACATCCCATTGGCCAACCTCTATGTGCTCCTACCGTCCATGTTAAACTCCATCATCTGCACAGTGAGAAACAAGCTAGTCAGGGAAAGGCTGTCCCAGATGCTCCTTAGGACTGGGCAATGGCAGTGA